In Gammaproteobacteria bacterium, the sequence GCTTCACAGCAAGCTTTCATGGTCACGCAACGATTGGCTGAGCATACAACGCAGCGGCCACCTGACGGCTTAAGCTGACGCGCGCCCTGCCTTTGGCCAACACCACATCACCACTTCGATTGCGGAGCACAGTGACCACGCTTCCTTCGGACAACCCCATGGCCACCAAGCGGGCACACAAGGATTCTTCAAGGCGCATTTCTGACAAACGCACCTGGTGTTTCTCTGATACTTTGCTCAATGGCGTCATGGCAAACTCAAATCTAAACGCTAATAATTCTCAATACTACTCAATCAAACGTAAAGTCTCAATAGTCAGCCGCAAGTTTAACCGAAACCTCCAGCCACAACTTGATTTGGATCAGACTCCTTTCAATGTTTGTGTTGCTTGTCAATGCGCTTTAACATGATGTCATTCGAATTCGCAAACAGCTGACTCCATGGCTTATCAAGTGGTTCCGAAACGCACGTGGCGATGGTATATCCGTTGGCTTTTACTGGCTGTCATATTGCTCGCAGCCAGTTATGCCTTGGGCCTCGCCACCGCCGCCCAGCGAAAAGCAATATGGCAGGCACAATACACTGAGTTACAGAATCGATTGGCGCATACCCTTGAAGACATGAGCAACATGCGCAGAAAACTGGCACAACTGGAAGCCGAGGCCCAAATGGCGCGCGCCAGCGTAAAAACCAGTCAGGAGGAACTGGAAAAGCTTCAACATGACAAGCAACGTCTTGAGAAGGAACTCGCCTTCTACCGTTCTATCATGGCGCCGGAAAATAACAAGAAAGGATTGACGATTGACTCGCTGGCCATTCGCGCTGGCGACAAACCCCAACAATGGCACTATGAACTCGTGCTCACGCAGGCCAAAAAGCAGGACTGGTATCTTAAAGGCACTGTTAACTTCACAATCACTGGCCGGCAGAACGAGCAGCCGCTGCAATTGTCGGGCAATACGCTGTTTCCTGAGCAAGGCATGATGCCCCGATTTTCTTTTCGATTTTTTCAACGCTTGACCGGTGTCATTCAGTTACCATCCGGTTTTACGCCAGAAAAAATTTCGATCACCGCCACAACACGTGACGGAAAACACAAGACCAGCGCCGAATTCGACTGGTCAGAAATCGAGGAGCCAAACCATGCTCGGAAACAAAAAGAAGCATCGTAAAAAACACTCGGTCGATACACTCATCACCGAAGGCACCGTGATTCACGGAAATATCGAATTTGTTGGCAACCTGTACATTGATGGTGTCGTTGAAGGCAACCTTAATGCGTCTGACGAACATGCGATTCTCACCATTGGTCCACATGGCCGGGTCCAGGGCAACATTCAAGTGCCCCATGTGGTGGTTTATGGCGAAGTGTCAGGCAACATTGAGGCCGCGGGAGACGTCGAATTGATGGACAGCGCAGTGATCTCCGGTGACGTACAATATCAAATGCTGCAAATGGCCATGGGTGCCACCGTAAATGGCAAGTTGATCAAATGCGATCCCAAAGCAATTCATCGTCTCGAGCATCAATCGACAAAGCGTGACAAAGACGGGAACGATGAGGGATAATAACGGCTGAGTCAAAGATGAGGGCGTGCTACAAACATGAATGATGTCAGTCAGATGGTAGAAGTCACCGGAGCAGCCGTACGGAAGGTGAAAGCCTTACTTGCGGAGGAAGAGAACCAGAACCTCAAACTGAGGGTGTTTGTCACGGGGGGGGGTTGCTCTGGCTTTCAATATGGCTTTTCATTTGACGAAAAAATCAATGATGGTGACTTGTGCATCGAAAAGGATGGTATTCATGTCGTCATCGACCCACTCAGCCTGCAATATCTGATGGGCGCTAAAATCGACTACA encodes:
- a CDS encoding polymer-forming cytoskeletal protein, whose protein sequence is MLGNKKKHRKKHSVDTLITEGTVIHGNIEFVGNLYIDGVVEGNLNASDEHAILTIGPHGRVQGNIQVPHVVVYGEVSGNIEAAGDVELMDSAVISGDVQYQMLQMAMGATVNGKLIKCDPKAIHRLEHQSTKRDKDGNDEG
- the erpA gene encoding iron-sulfur cluster insertion protein ErpA, giving the protein MNDVSQMVEVTGAAVRKVKALLAEEENQNLKLRVFVTGGGCSGFQYGFSFDEKINDGDLCIEKDGIHVVIDPLSLQYLMGAKIDYTEGLQGARFVVENPNATTTCGCGSSFSI
- a CDS encoding ferrous iron transport protein A, which produces MTPLSKVSEKHQVRLSEMRLEESLCARLVAMGLSEGSVVTVLRNRSGDVVLAKGRARVSLSRQVAAALYAQPIVA